In a single window of the Helicobacter felis ATCC 49179 genome:
- a CDS encoding Mu-like prophage major head subunit gpT family protein translates to MKLTPETQAAISKSLSAVFAKNLANKEKTYQKVALEVNANTMTIDYRWLASLPSMREWVGERQLKELEGYSYTITKKNWESTIKVDRDLITYDSLGIVGAQVASMADLIIDHYNSLIFGLFNSNGNCYDGQAFFHKQHAVGQAQYSNLENWDLDENNLLNARKNMMSLTNESGQPLNIVPNLLLIHPNLEASAMRLLKAPTSANGSSNICYNLMDYLVCPYLNNANRWILLDTTKTIKPLILQKNKPVEFNALDKSDSAQNFLRRELLYGIDSEDNAGYGLWQLAFCGKWK, encoded by the coding sequence ATGAAACTCACACCAGAAACACAGGCGGCCATTAGCAAGTCCTTAAGCGCGGTTTTTGCTAAAAACTTGGCCAATAAGGAAAAAACTTATCAAAAAGTCGCCCTAGAGGTGAACGCTAACACCATGACCATCGATTACCGCTGGTTAGCCTCATTGCCCAGTATGCGCGAGTGGGTGGGCGAGCGCCAACTTAAAGAATTAGAAGGCTATAGCTACACCATCACCAAAAAGAACTGGGAGAGCACGATTAAAGTAGATAGAGACTTGATCACTTACGACTCCTTGGGCATTGTGGGTGCGCAAGTAGCGAGCATGGCCGATCTCATCATTGATCATTACAACAGCCTCATCTTTGGGCTGTTTAATAGCAATGGGAACTGCTATGATGGGCAAGCCTTTTTCCACAAACAACACGCGGTAGGGCAGGCGCAATACTCTAATTTGGAAAATTGGGATTTAGATGAGAACAATCTGCTCAATGCGCGCAAGAACATGATGAGTTTGACTAATGAGAGTGGGCAACCTTTAAATATCGTGCCTAATTTGCTGCTCATCCACCCCAACCTAGAGGCGAGCGCGATGCGCCTGCTCAAAGCCCCTACAAGCGCCAATGGGTCTAGCAATATCTGTTATAATTTGATGGATTATTTGGTCTGTCCGTATTTAAATAATGCTAACCGCTGGATTTTGCTAGACACCACCAAGACGATCAAGCCCCTCATCTTGCAAAAAAATAAACCCGTAGAGTTTAACGCCCTAGATAAGAGCGATAGCGCGCAAAACTTTCTGCGCAGAGAGTTATTGTACGGGATTGATAGCGAGGATAATGCCGGGTATGGCTTGTGGCAATTGGCCTTTTGTGGAAAGTGGAAATAG